CATGGTCTTGAAGCCAGGGTTCCTTTCGGGGACATCGACTTCGTCAAATATGTTATGGCCATCAGACCTGAGAAGAAGATGAACTTTACCGGCATTGGCAAATACCTGCTTCGTAAGGCTTTTGAAGGTGAATATCTGCCCCATGAGATTCTTTATAGGGAAAAGGCGGCTTTCTCCGACGCTGTGGGTCACAGCGTCGTCGATTATCTCAAGGCCTATGCTGAAGAAACGTACAGTGACAGTGGTCTTAAGGATGCCGCACTGAAGTACAGATTCGCCACACCTATCTCAAAAGAATCACTTTTATACCGTGATATCTTTGAATCGCATTTCCCTGGACGTGCACAACTAATAAAGGACTTCTGGATGCCTAACAAAGAATGGGAAAACTGTAACGTGAATGACCCAAGTGCCAGAGTGTTACCAAACTATGGCAAAAGCGGTGAGTAATTTGCATATAAAATTTCCTAATACCTGAATTTCCTCCTAAATCCAGAAAATCCGGGCAGCCAAGTCCTAAACCTTGGTCTGCGCCGGATTTTTATTTTATACGTATTGCTGCTTGTTTATTAGCGGATATGCATACATCCTGACAAACAAGGCTTCAAGTGCCGCTATGTCACCATCAAGTCTACTAATCACTTCAGTTGCGTATGTTTCAAATCTTCTGATATCTTCCTCTGAATAATAAAGTCCACTATGCTGCAGACTGTCATTAAGTCTGTCGAATGCTATGTAGTTAAACGAACACAGATTATACATACAATGAATCTGTCTGTCGATCTCCTCGGCAATTTTCATAGTTCTTCCATTGAAATCGAGATCTTCAGCTGCCAGTTTCCTGATAAAGCCGTTAAGTGGCGTACCAAACTCCATATGGATCCTGCCCTTCCATCCAGTAATTCCCCTTAGCACACTTTTGAAGTCTTCACCAGGGGCCTTTACATACTGCTGCCCCTGGGACTTTACATAGCATTCAAATATCTTGGAATCGGCGCATGGTTCAAACTCATACGATACGCTTACCGGTACTATATTCAGCTTTTCCAGTGTGGGACAAACCTCCCTGTCACTAATAGAAAACATCTTTATCAAGGCGGCCTGGGTACGATCATCCCCATTCTTGGTGCGGCCATCCCTCTGTGCAATCCATACCGACTCCCTTTGCTCTAAGATGGCATCGCGAATATATGCAGAATGAAGCAGGGCATTCTGATATTGCTCAATACGGGTACCACCCCTGAAAAGGGTAAACATCTTGTTGATCCTACCGATATCTATAACAAACTGACTCGACATCAGATTGCTTCCAAAGGTAATCTGGGTAGTCCTGTGACCATTCTCCAGCAAAATCCACTGCATTATTGCCGAGTCAAGGACAATATCTCTGTGATTTGAAACGAAGAGGTAGGGAGTAGATGGATCCAGGTTTTCCAGTCCGCCGAAAGTGAAGCTTTCGGCTGTTTTCTCAACTATACTTCTTACTGCACGTCGTGAGAATCTGTACTGAAACTCTTCCACAGAACTGACATTCTTCAGCTCACAAGCCATTTGTTCTATCTTATCTCTTCCAAACAGGAAAGCCACCATCTCCCCGAACCAGGGATGGATAACGACACGATTGACTGCTTCGTTGATCTCGCAGTCGAAATAAGGACGTATCAGATCAAAGCGCTCACTGACTTGTTCCATGGCCTTTTCGTTTATCTATAAATGTAACAGCCTTACGTGACATGGGACCAAACTGGAGTTTTTCAACTTCTGCAGGATCCATTAACTCAACCTCTGGGGCTACTCTCAGCTTCGCCCTAAAGTGGTCCTTAATGTATTTTACAAATTCGGGTCTTTTGTCATCACTTCCTATGCGGACTAATATCTCGTCTGTATCTATACTGTTGGTAGATACCTCTATTAGATAATTCTTAACACCAGGAATCTCCACCAGATTGTCGTACAGTGACTGTGGAAACAGGGTGGTTCCCTTATATTTGAGCATCTGATTCTTACGGCCTATAATCGGGCCAACCCTGAGAGAGCTGCGTCCACAGCGGCAGGGTTCTGTATAATGGTAACACATATCACCTGTCTTGAAGCGCACCAGAGGCATACCTTCAACGCCAATATTTGTAATTGTTACCTCTCCCAGTTCTCCATCCTTCACAGGTTTGTCATTCTCATCCAGGAATTCGACAATCAAAATCTCCGGCACCAGGTGGCCCCCAACTCCTTCATCACATTCTGTAAAGGATGCTCCCATCTCTGTGGAAGCATAAGTATTATACAACTTAATATCCCATTTGCTCTTAATCTTCTCTCCCAACTTGTTTAAGTTGAGATCCTTGTCACGAATAGGCTCACCAATACATACTGCAGCCTCTATTCCAAAACTCTTATAATCTATCCCATTCTCCTCAGCATAAGAAATAAGCTTCAGAAGAAAGGAAGGTATCGTCACCAGCTTGTTGGCCCCTGTGCGACGAATTGTATCAAATTGCAACTCAGGATTACCGGGACCAACTCTGACAATACCTGCTCCCAGTTTTCTTAACCCAAGAAAATAAGCCAGACCTGCCATAAACCTCCTGTCGAGGGTAACCATTAGCTGGAATATATCATCCCTGGAGGCATTTGCACATCTGAATGAGAGATACTCATTCAATGCCAGGCGCTCAAGGTCATTTTCAGTTTCAACGAAGGTAACGGGAGCACCAAGGGTACCGGATGTAGTCAGATAATCAATTATCTTTTCACGCTCAACGCAGATAAAATCCTTGTTGCGTAGCTGAAGATCCTCTTTGGTAGTAACAGGCAGTTTCTGCAAGTCATCCACAGTCCTGATACCGGATATATCTATTCCTCTAAACTTATCCTTGTAAAATGCAGAATGCTTCAGCACATAGGCCAGTATCTCAGGAACCTTTGAGTCCTGATATGCCTTAATATCTTCCCTTGTACATTTTGATAGCTCTTTGTACATCACCTTAGTTTTATATGTCTGTACTCGTCGTTGTCAATATTATTATCTATCAATGGCTCATTTACCCCTTTCAGATATTTCGAGAAAAACGCCCGGATATACTCATTTACTGTTGCATTTATCTCATCTGCGTTGACATCTCCAATCATATTTTTCAAGTCCTCCTCTTCCAGAAATTTCAGAGATACAGCATCACTATACAGAAAGTGCTTTGCCCTCTTCGCCGTAAAACTATGAAAATCCGGCCCAGAATTGCGAAATACCATCTCATTGCCTATGCGCCACAACTCGTAATGTTCACTTTCCATAAGCATAAATGGCAATTCAACAGGTCTGTCTATAATATCTCCAAATTGAAAACCATCGAGGTTAATACCAGCCCTTATCCTCTTACTGTCATCAATACAAAGTTGTCCTGCCACAGCACCGCCAAGCGACTGACCCATCACGCCAATCCTGTCAATATCCATAACAGCGAAGACTCCGCCGACGGAGTCATTATTACAAACATAGTACAGATAATCAATAAATGCTATATTGTCTGTCGTCCATCTTCTCAGTACCCTGTCAAATCTTTTCAGTTTCTTCAGATAGATTCTTGTAGCATCCTCTATCTGCTCATCAGTATCAAGCTCAAACTTGCGAAACTTCTCAACCAGCACAAGCTGCAGGTAAGCAAGTTGGGCCTTTTTCTTCTTCATCAGCACACCCTTGTCACTCTGTTCGACATAGGGCTGCTCATAGGGATGGTTGACACTGCATACTATAAAACCATTGCTTGCCAGACTCTCGGCTATGCCTGTATAGAAATCCGCCATTCCAAAATAAAAACCAGGATTGAACAGAACTACTGGAAATTTCTGTCCATTTACCGGGACAACAGGCCCTGTTACCGAATTCGTAGTGCTTTCCTTGATTTTTCCAACCAGTTCCTTGTCAAGTCCAACTGCCTTAAATATATCAACTACAACCTCATCGGGATAGTCTGAAAGTAAACCCTCATATTCCGACTGTCCTTCGACATGGGCTGGATACCATATTTTTATATAAATCTCCCTGAATTTCTTCTTAGTTATAAAGGTCTCCATACGTGAAGAATCGGTAACAAAGACCTTCATAGTGCCTATGGCAAATGGCCCGCCAGGTTTTGGCAGTATCGACTGTTCGTTTCGTCCTTCGGCTCTTACAATTGAACAAAATATCAATACAAAACCAAGAATCAGTAGCTGTCTAAGCATGATAAAAATCTTTAAGCCTCTTAGGCACAATTATTTAATATATCTATTAGCCAACCATAGCAACTCCCATCTTCACCATTCAACCTCAAAGCACATAACCTACAATATCCTTTCACCTAGTATCTCGCTCCAAATAAGTCACTAAGCCTGCTTTCCAGTTGCTCCTTCTCAGATTCTCTGGCAACCTCCTTTTCAAGGGCCTTGCGATAGCACAGCTCAGCTTTTTGCAACTCTCCTTTCAAGAGCCAGCATTCACCGGCTATAAACCAGGCATGGAAAAACTCAGGATTCAGATTCACAAGTAGTTGTATATCACCCTCACTTATTCCTTCAGCATCATCATTCTTCAATTGCCACTTTAGTTTGGCAAGCACATCTTTATACTTCAAAAAATCCTCATAACCTTTTGAAAACAAGAATGGATCGGCTTCGATAATAGCCGTAGAGTCATCAATAGCTACACCAGGCACTGGAGTGCCGGTGAATATGTCATTCAGATTATAGCAAATATATGCTCCAAGCTGATATGGATTCGCAGACACCCACATTTCCAGTCTCTCAGGTCTGAAGATTACCGAATGATGTGCTATTAACTGATTTACAGCCTTTTCATTACACATTCCTATATCAACTCCATCCATACCCCTTTGATCACGCAGTACTGAAGCTACTGTTTGTGGTGTATGCACCGCAATACTATCGATAAGCTGGAGGGTACGCGCATGCCTGTAAGGGGATGACCCATCCACCAGTGCCTCCTTATTGAGCTTTGATGATGCCAGCTTGTCGCTTTGGTAATGATTTGTAAGAACCAGCACATCTGACCCCGAATCATAGATAGTACAATCATCAACCGACTTCTCAATTACTACTGCTTTGCCATCGGTTGCTGAAGCAACCAGGAAGCATTCAGCCACAAAGACATCAGCCTCGTCAATAATCTCATAGGCTTCCTGAATATTTGATGCATACTGCAACACCTTGCGCGCAAGTATCGACACCGGAGTTCTTGCTGAGGTAGGAATAGCTGAGTTGGCCGCATTAAGTGTAATTGTAAGTCCCTTATCGTTCATACCTGATACCACACCAATCATTCCGGCCCAGGTGATAAAGGCAAAGTTGTTGCCGCTATCGGGTCTGTAAAATGCAATTATCTTGTTGCGTGCAAAATCATCCCCCATCGAAAAGTCCATATTGCGTCCTATCAGCATACTGCCATCCTCAGTCTTCTCTCCCTTAACCATAAAGGCAGTGCATGCCACCAGGTTCATATTTTGAAGTGCATGACCTATATCATGGGCAGCATGATAGTTGAGCATCCGTGGATAGGCTTCTCCTATAAAAGAGTATTTATCAGAGGCAAAGCGACTTACACCATAAATTTCCTCACGGTATTCGGCAGGTATATATTCATCCAGGTTTCTGTTGTACCAGGCCAGAAAGCTCTTCAGAAATTTAAGATAGGAGTCCGAGGGGATTAGCTGTCTGATACCCTCTACAAAGTAGTGTTCCTGAAGAGCATTAAGACTGTCAGTAAGAATCCCGTTCTTGTAACCAAGCTCGAAAGGCGAACCCGTTACATACATTTCCCACAGGCCTTCTCTGTTCTTCCTAAGCCAACTGTCTTCAAACAGGTATAGGTCGCTACCGGCATAAATCTTAGAAGCACCAGACTCAAAAGGATTCACCACAAGGGGATCCTTTATTTTGACTGATTGCCTGAACAGAACCGTTCCTGTTACAAGTAACAGGGTCAGGATTATGACCACTCTTAATAGTCTTTTCAATAGCTTATGCATCTCCTGTATTTAACTGTATTATAAATCAGTTAGCCTCCCTGATCTCTCGAATTAGTTGGTTGACGTCAATGAGAACGGAACTTGCAATTATGGAATTCATGGCAACACCCATGATGCCATGCACACCGATACTTTGCCCAGTCATGATAAAGTTGCTTATCCTCGTCCTGACTGGCATATAGGGTCCTACTTCACTCTTGTAATCTTTTGCTATGCCATACATTGAACCTTCGGGTGAACCTGTATAATCACGATAAGTCAAAGGTGTAGAAGAAAACCATGACTCCGAGGCATCCCTGATACCATGAAAACGTTTTTCAAGCATTTCGAAGACCCGTTCTGACCTGTCAGATTTAAAGGCCTCATAATCAGGATCGCTGTTGCGACGTTGCTTATCCTCCCAGTGTGCCACCTCATCATAGTGCATAAAAGTAATTACAGTGGCACTCTGGGCCCATGCAGAATCCTCATCAGGTGATGTGTACATCATTACTGACTTAGGCCATTCCTCCAACCTATACTTTGCTCCCCACACATCAGTATTAGTTGAAAAATAAATACTTGAAGCAAAATGACGAAAACTCTTCTTCTTAAATTTTATGTATAGAATAAATGATCCGATAGTATTTGGCATTTCAGTTAATCGTCTGATAAAGGGCTTTCTGAATACGCCCTCTTCAAACAATTTGACAGCCTCGGCAGGATGAATACTGGAGTAAAAATTGTCGGCACAAAACTCCTCACCGTCCTCTGTAACAGCTGCCACAGCATTCAGCTCTTCACACCTAATCTTAACAACCTTCTTTCCCGTCAGGACTTCCCCCCCCTGTTCCCTGATAATGCTTACAAGTGCATCGGCCAAACGATAACTGCCTCCTTTAACTGTAAAGGCACTTTGAATAAATACACAGTTGATTAGGGCATGAACATAGAAGGGCGTTCGTTCGGGCATACCAGCATATAGTCCGTTATTGGCCAGAAGCACAGCTTTCAGTTCTTCGTTATCTGTTAAAGAATTGATTACATCCACAAGGCCTTCAGTAGAGAAGGGACTGACATTATCTTTATCCTTGTCGATATCCCTCAGATTAATAAAGGGATTGCTGTTCCATACAGCACGAATCTTTTCTACATAGTTACGGATAGCAGTTTCCTCTCCGGGAAAGTATGAAATCAGTCTTGCCGCATAGTTCTCAAATCCTGAGGCAGAGGCATATTCCCTGTCACCAATAATGATTCTGTCATAGCAGTCGGGATCCAGTCTGTCAAACTCAACCCTGTCAAGCACCCCAAGGTAGTTGAATATTTTGTTTAGAATCTGCCCCTTCTCCATGGCACCCACATAGTGCAATCCCGTATTGAAAACCGCACCATTCTTCACAAAGCTTTGCAGGTTACCTCCAGCTACCTTACCCATTTCAAGCAGTACAACCTTGAAACCGTGTTTGGAAAGAAAGGCACCACACATCAGTCCCCCAAAACCGCTTCCTATTATCACTATGTCATACTTATCTCTCATACTTATTGCTGTTTGGTTATAACATAGGTCATATTGGAAGTGCCCAGGTAGGCATTGTCATACACTTTGCATTCGAAACCTTCATTTCGTGCCAGTTCCTTAACAAGCGATCCGGACACGAAGGTCAGGCCATAGTCCGTCTTGTTGAAATTCAACAGCTTGGTAGAAAAGAACTCAGTAAGTTTTGTAAAATAGGTTCCCTTCTTTCGGTCAGTATCTGCATCACGGATAATTATCATTCCTTCTGCCGGAAGCCTGCGCAGGCAGGCTTCAACTGTAGACCTTTGCGTATTTTCAGGTAGATAATGCAATACATCACTGAAGATATAAACATCTCCTTCGGGCAATTCCTCTTTTGCTATATCCATGCACCTAAAACTGACCGACGGCCTGTCAAGAAATGCATTCCGTGCCATCATTATCTTTTCCTCGTCATAGTCCACCCCGGTAATAGTCCTTCCGGAAGAGGTCAGTGCAAGCATACCTGAGAGGAAGCCATAGCCGCATCCAACGTCAACAACCCTTGCGTCACGGGGGACTATTTCATTAAAGAAGCGATAATCCTTTTCAAGATTCAGCTTTACCCTCATATACCATTCAAGAACAGGGCCCTTGAATATATAACGATGGATCAGAGGCATCCTCATATAGTCCGGGGTTTCAAGTTCAGCGCTTAATGCAGTAAATTCCCTGCGGTAAAATGCTGTTAGCTCCTGTGCCTGACTTAGGTAACTTATTCCACCTGACGTCATACTCCCCTGTGGTTTAATTTTGTCAAAAAACTTCAGGCTTATCTGTCCACGTCTGAGCAAGAACTCAGACTTGGGCAACACATGATAAGCCCCGTGCATCATTACAGGTTGTATTTCCAGTCCCAGGGCATCAGCAACAGCAAAGGCGCCCTGATGGAAGCGGTGTATTTTGCCATCTACACTACGACTGCCCTCAGGGAAAATCAATATCGAATAACCATTTGCGATCTTATCCTTCAGAAAGTCGACTCCCTGTTCAAATCCCTTGAATGCCGGGTAATAATCTGCAAAACGGATAAAGGCTCCATAGAAAACATTGTAATAGACCCATCTGTTTGTAAATACTATCAACTTAGGATAGTGGGCCAGTAAGATAGCCAGATCAAGGTGGGACTGATGGTTTGAAATAATCACTGCAGGCTTTGACACATCAGCCTTCTCCTTACCGATAACACACTTCTTTATTGGAAACACCATTGCAACAACCAGCTTTGAGCTCTGATGTATCAAGTAGGCCATAGCAGCTTTTTTGCTAATCCTGGATATCGGCAGCACAGCCAGCAGAGGCACCAACAATGTCAGTATCAGTGCTAATACGAGAAAACCAATAAAAGTAACGCCAGAAATAACTGCATCGGCTAAGCACAGGGGCTGCCTGCGTCTGACTCCTTTGGAATATACAAGGTGTCTGAATAGACGAGGTGTTAGTATAAAGGATATTATCAGAACGGAACTAATGCCTATTATGGATACAAGGGCTATGGATTTGATGGCAGGGTGGCCGGCAAAGACCAGTACACCAAAACCCCCTATCGTAGTAAGAGCTGACATCAGCACCGACACCTTGTATCGAGGTAGGTGATCCCCTCCATACTTGTAGTTGTCTGTCATTCCGCTTACAAGCAGAATGCTGTAGTCAAGACCTAGTCCGAAGATAAGACTTGAAATAATAACATTGAATATATTGAATTCTATGCCTGTCAGCCCCATAATGCCGAGGGTCCATATCCAGCCGGTAAGTATCGGGATAAAAGTTACAACGGCCAGTTCCATGCGACCAAAGAACAGCAGTAGTATTACAAATACTATCAGCATTGACAGCCATGACAATCTGTTGAAATCCTCACGCAGTATGTCCAGGAGCCTGTTGATCATCAGCTGCTGGTCAAAGATTACTAGTTCAGGATCATCTGTTAGCACATTTATAAGCTGGGGTTTCTTATCGGGCTCAGCCTTCAGCACTGAGGCCACGTAGTATTCACCTCCACTTTCGCTTATAAAGTTCTTCAGGAAGGCATCTATCACAGGACTGAAGTGAGAGGCATCCTTTACCTCAAATTCAGCGTCAAGCAAAGCATAGAAGCGTCCGAATGCTTCCTCCTTTATTTTGAAAGATTTCCCTGCTTCTATCAGAGCAGATCGAAGCATCTGCTTCTTTTCGGATGTCCAGTAGCTGGTCCACCTCTCAATCTTCTGTTGTTGTGTTTTACTGCCAGGAATAAGTTTTACTGCCGAAGTAAGACTTCGTGCATAGCCATCCTTAACAATACCATTGAGGAATTCAAGACTCTCCTCACTTTTGTCAATAGCCTCTGAAAGGCTTTCTCCATGACTGAATACAAAGACTGCACTGTTGGCCTGGGCACTTATCTTCATCAGATCT
The genomic region above belongs to Xiashengella succiniciproducens and contains:
- a CDS encoding 1-acyl-sn-glycerol-3-phosphate acyltransferase: MEQVSERFDLIRPYFDCEINEAVNRVVIHPWFGEMVAFLFGRDKIEQMACELKNVSSVEEFQYRFSRRAVRSIVEKTAESFTFGGLENLDPSTPYLFVSNHRDIVLDSAIMQWILLENGHRTTQITFGSNLMSSQFVIDIGRINKMFTLFRGGTRIEQYQNALLHSAYIRDAILEQRESVWIAQRDGRTKNGDDRTQAALIKMFSISDREVCPTLEKLNIVPVSVSYEFEPCADSKIFECYVKSQGQQYVKAPGEDFKSVLRGITGWKGRIHMEFGTPLNGFIRKLAAEDLDFNGRTMKIAEEIDRQIHCMYNLCSFNYIAFDRLNDSLQHSGLYYSEEDIRRFETYATEVISRLDGDIAALEALFVRMYAYPLINKQQYV
- a CDS encoding phenylacetate--CoA ligase family protein, encoding MYKELSKCTREDIKAYQDSKVPEILAYVLKHSAFYKDKFRGIDISGIRTVDDLQKLPVTTKEDLQLRNKDFICVEREKIIDYLTTSGTLGAPVTFVETENDLERLALNEYLSFRCANASRDDIFQLMVTLDRRFMAGLAYFLGLRKLGAGIVRVGPGNPELQFDTIRRTGANKLVTIPSFLLKLISYAEENGIDYKSFGIEAAVCIGEPIRDKDLNLNKLGEKIKSKWDIKLYNTYASTEMGASFTECDEGVGGHLVPEILIVEFLDENDKPVKDGELGEVTITNIGVEGMPLVRFKTGDMCYHYTEPCRCGRSSLRVGPIIGRKNQMLKYKGTTLFPQSLYDNLVEIPGVKNYLIEVSTNSIDTDEILVRIGSDDKRPEFVKYIKDHFRAKLRVAPEVELMDPAEVEKLQFGPMSRKAVTFIDKRKGHGTSQ
- a CDS encoding alpha/beta hydrolase family protein; the protein is MLRQLLILGFVLIFCSIVRAEGRNEQSILPKPGGPFAIGTMKVFVTDSSRMETFITKKKFREIYIKIWYPAHVEGQSEYEGLLSDYPDEVVVDIFKAVGLDKELVGKIKESTTNSVTGPVVPVNGQKFPVVLFNPGFYFGMADFYTGIAESLASNGFIVCSVNHPYEQPYVEQSDKGVLMKKKKAQLAYLQLVLVEKFRKFELDTDEQIEDATRIYLKKLKRFDRVLRRWTTDNIAFIDYLYYVCNNDSVGGVFAVMDIDRIGVMGQSLGGAVAGQLCIDDSKRIRAGINLDGFQFGDIIDRPVELPFMLMESEHYELWRIGNEMVFRNSGPDFHSFTAKRAKHFLYSDAVSLKFLEEEDLKNMIGDVNADEINATVNEYIRAFFSKYLKGVNEPLIDNNIDNDEYRHIKLR
- a CDS encoding C45 family autoproteolytic acyltransferase/hydolase; its protein translation is MHKLLKRLLRVVIILTLLLVTGTVLFRQSVKIKDPLVVNPFESGASKIYAGSDLYLFEDSWLRKNREGLWEMYVTGSPFELGYKNGILTDSLNALQEHYFVEGIRQLIPSDSYLKFLKSFLAWYNRNLDEYIPAEYREEIYGVSRFASDKYSFIGEAYPRMLNYHAAHDIGHALQNMNLVACTAFMVKGEKTEDGSMLIGRNMDFSMGDDFARNKIIAFYRPDSGNNFAFITWAGMIGVVSGMNDKGLTITLNAANSAIPTSARTPVSILARKVLQYASNIQEAYEIIDEADVFVAECFLVASATDGKAVVIEKSVDDCTIYDSGSDVLVLTNHYQSDKLASSKLNKEALVDGSSPYRHARTLQLIDSIAVHTPQTVASVLRDQRGMDGVDIGMCNEKAVNQLIAHHSVIFRPERLEMWVSANPYQLGAYICYNLNDIFTGTPVPGVAIDDSTAIIEADPFLFSKGYEDFLKYKDVLAKLKWQLKNDDAEGISEGDIQLLVNLNPEFFHAWFIAGECWLLKGELQKAELCYRKALEKEVARESEKEQLESRLSDLFGARY
- a CDS encoding phytoene desaturase family protein, whose translation is MRDKYDIVIIGSGFGGLMCGAFLSKHGFKVVLLEMGKVAGGNLQSFVKNGAVFNTGLHYVGAMEKGQILNKIFNYLGVLDRVEFDRLDPDCYDRIIIGDREYASASGFENYAARLISYFPGEETAIRNYVEKIRAVWNSNPFINLRDIDKDKDNVSPFSTEGLVDVINSLTDNEELKAVLLANNGLYAGMPERTPFYVHALINCVFIQSAFTVKGGSYRLADALVSIIREQGGEVLTGKKVVKIRCEELNAVAAVTEDGEEFCADNFYSSIHPAEAVKLFEEGVFRKPFIRRLTEMPNTIGSFILYIKFKKKSFRHFASSIYFSTNTDVWGAKYRLEEWPKSVMMYTSPDEDSAWAQSATVITFMHYDEVAHWEDKQRRNSDPDYEAFKSDRSERVFEMLEKRFHGIRDASESWFSSTPLTYRDYTGSPEGSMYGIAKDYKSEVGPYMPVRTRISNFIMTGQSIGVHGIMGVAMNSIIASSVLIDVNQLIREIREAN
- a CDS encoding trifunctional MMPL family transporter/lysophospholipid acyltransferase/class I SAM-dependent methyltransferase; the protein is MNDIFVRIYRFLLKHLAVTAVVSILLVAVSVFFVTRISFTEDVSTLIPRDERINAIADVFNSSELAERIVITFSLRDTTKVDEDKLLEGAELFYQSVTRDSSLIEEIDFLVDQSTIMGLFDFVQENLPFYMDEADYQRLDSILSPEIIHAQVESGYRTLISPAGIATRKFFFSDPLNIASTALSKLSAFNIDENFEVYRGHIFTSDHKHLMMFINPQYPSSNTRENGRLADIISESTDSLEFAIPDLKVRAYGGTLVAVENSRQVKQDILVTVSMSIIFLCILFRLYFRKLRMIFMLFIPACTGGLIALLGVSLIMGEVSIIALGVGAILLCITIDYSLHIFAHAREANSVLESLKKVSMPVFLSALTTAAALLCIYVLRSEALKQLSLFSTLGILVSCLIALTALPILARNFKFDSGNRGAELFDSLVKPDLHSRNILVGIVLILTVVFAVSVKRLGFNSDISALNYQSEELTAAQKDLMKISAQANSAVFVFSHGESLSEAIDKSEESLEFLNGIVKDGYARSLTSAVKLIPGSKTQQQKIERWTSYWTSEKKQMLRSALIEAGKSFKIKEEAFGRFYALLDAEFEVKDASHFSPVIDAFLKNFISESGGEYYVASVLKAEPDKKPQLINVLTDDPELVIFDQQLMINRLLDILREDFNRLSWLSMLIVFVILLLFFGRMELAVVTFIPILTGWIWTLGIMGLTGIEFNIFNVIISSLIFGLGLDYSILLVSGMTDNYKYGGDHLPRYKVSVLMSALTTIGGFGVLVFAGHPAIKSIALVSIIGISSVLIISFILTPRLFRHLVYSKGVRRRQPLCLADAVISGVTFIGFLVLALILTLLVPLLAVLPISRISKKAAMAYLIHQSSKLVVAMVFPIKKCVIGKEKADVSKPAVIISNHQSHLDLAILLAHYPKLIVFTNRWVYYNVFYGAFIRFADYYPAFKGFEQGVDFLKDKIANGYSILIFPEGSRSVDGKIHRFHQGAFAVADALGLEIQPVMMHGAYHVLPKSEFLLRRGQISLKFFDKIKPQGSMTSGGISYLSQAQELTAFYRREFTALSAELETPDYMRMPLIHRYIFKGPVLEWYMRVKLNLEKDYRFFNEIVPRDARVVDVGCGYGFLSGMLALTSSGRTITGVDYDEEKIMMARNAFLDRPSVSFRCMDIAKEELPEGDVYIFSDVLHYLPENTQRSTVEACLRRLPAEGMIIIRDADTDRKKGTYFTKLTEFFSTKLLNFNKTDYGLTFVSGSLVKELARNEGFECKVYDNAYLGTSNMTYVITKQQ